Within the Candidatus Angelobacter sp. genome, the region GTGAAGAAAGGCGGGTCCCAATGACCGTCGCCGACCACCCATAATTTCACGTCGCTGTCGGGACTGGCGTATCCGTTGCCGGGAAGATGCTCCTGATTGTCTCCCGAGTACATCTGCAAAGTGACCGCCAGCTGGCGTTGATTGTTCATGCACTGGATCTTTCGCGCCCTTTCCTTGGCCGAGGACAGCGCGGGCAAGAGCAGACCCGCAAGGATCACGATGACGGCGATGACGACGAGCAGTTCGATCAAAGTGAACGCCGGTCGCGTGTCGCGCGATTTTCCTCCGGCCATCCACTCCCGCCGGCCTCCGCTGAGCGTGCTTCGCATCACCGCTTGAACCGGGAGCAAGAATAACACCAGTCGCCGCGAAAGGAAGTGCGCGTTTCGGGGCACATGTCCCAATGACTTTCAACTTTGAACTTTTGAGCGGGAGATTCATATTCGCGGCATGGACAAAGACCGCGTGGCGGAGATCCTCGCCGAGATAGGGACGCTGCTTGAACTCAAGGGTGAGAACCCGTTCAAGACCCGCGCCTACGAGAATGCCGCGCGCACGCTCGAAAGCCTGTCCGAGCCGATCGAAAAGCTCATCGCCGAACACCGGCTCGGTGAAATCAAGGGCATCGGCGAAGCGTTGCAAAAAAAAATCACCGAACTGGTCACGACCGGAAAGCTGGCTTACTACGACGAATTGAAGGCCTCGGTCCCACCCGGCTTGGTGGAGATGCTGCAGATTCCCGGCCTGGGCCCAAAGAAAATCAAGGCGTTGAATGAGAAACTCGGCGTCAAAACCATCGAGCAACTCGAAATGGTCTGCAAGGCGGGCAAGGTTGCCGCGCTGGACGGCTTCGGCGAAAAGACCCAGAGCAAGATCCTCGAAGGCATCCAGTTCAAACGCACCTACGCCTCGCGGCATCTGCTCAATGATGCGCTCGAGGTCGCGGAGCCGATTCTTGAAAGCCTGCGCGGGCATCCTGATGTGATCCGTTGCAGCACCGCCGGCAGTGTGCGGCGGTTCAAGGAAATCATCGGCGACGTGGATTTTCTCGTCTCGTCGAAGCACCCGGCGAAGGTCATTGAACACTTCACTGGTCAACCTGGCGTCGTGACCGTCAGCGCCAAGGGAGGCACCAAAGCAAGCGTGATATTGGAAGGCGGCATCCAGGCCGACCTGCGAGTGGTGAGCGACGCCGAGTTTCCCTTTGCGCTTGCCTACTTCACCGGGAGCAAGGAGCACAACATCGTCATGCGCCAGCGCGCCATCGAACGCGATCTGCGCCTCAATGAGTACGGCCTCTTCAAATCAAAAGAAGAGACCCGCGATCCGAAACTGCTCGTTCCATGCAAAACGGAGGAGGAGATTTTTCAAAAGCTGGATCTCCCTTACATCCCGCCGGAACTGCGCGAGGACAAGGGTGAATTTGCGGCGGCGGAGAATGACGACCTGCCGAAACTCATCGAGTGGACGGACCTCAAGGGGTCGCTGCACAATCACTCGGACTGGAGCGACGGTCGAAACCCGCTCGAGGATGTTGCGGCGCACGCCCATGAGTTGGGCTGCGACTACTGGGCCATCACCGATCATTCCAAATCGTCCTACATCGCGAACGGTCTGGACGAAAAACGGCTCTTCGAACAGTTGAAAGCCGTCCGCAAGATCAACCAGGGATTCGCGGATGAAGGAAGTGATTTCCGTTTGTTGACGGGGAGCGAGGTGGACGTTCTCGCCGACGGACGCCTCGATTTCCACGACGACCTGTTGCACGAGCTGGACGTGGTCGTCGCGAGTGTTCATCAGGGGTTCACCTACAGCGAAGCGGAGATGACCAGACGGATCATTCGGGCGGCACAGAACCCGTATGTTCACATGCTCGGTCATCTCACGGGCCGGCTGCTGTTGGAGCGCGAGCCTTACAAAGTCAATCAACAAGCGGTCATTGACGCGTGCGCCGAAACACGCACATGGATCGAGTTGAACGCGAACCCCTACCGCTTCGACCTCGACTGGCGGCTGTGGCCGTACGCCAAATCGAAGGGCGTCAAATGCGTCATCAACTGCGACGCGCACCGCAACGAGCACGCCGGCTTCCTCCGCCTCGGCGCCGGCATCGCACGCAAAGGCTGGCTGACGAAGGCCGATGTGATCAACACGCTGCCTTTGAAAACATTGATGAAGGAATTAAGAAGAAAGCGTGGACGCCTGGCAAAAGGACCCTGAGCGCGCTATTCCCAGAACCGGAACTCGCGGAAGCCGACGTAACCCAACCGCGCCTCGATGCCGAGCGCGTCGGAGATGCTAAACACCACGTTCCAGAACAGGCCATTGGCGGCTGGCACGTACCACAGGACCAGGAACAGGCCCCAAAGGAACATCTGGGATTGCGCCAGCAACCGCTGTGTTGTTTCTTCCGGCAGCCACGGCGAAATCGCGCGGAACCCGTCAAGCGGCGGCAACGGGAGAAGGCACAACAACACCGAGCTGATTTCGAGCTGGATCAGGAACGCCAGCGAATAAGCGGCAACATTGTCGCGGGACTGTTCGATCCAACCGAACCCGAACGGCAGCCAAAGAGTGCCGATCAGCAAAATGTTCATCATCGGACCGGCCAGCGAGACTCCGGTCCTCCATTGGCGGGACCGCAACAAATGATCGTTGATGTAAACAGCGCCGCCCGGGAGGCCGATACCCCCCATCATCATGAAGATCACCGGCATCAGCAGGCTGTAAACGGGGTGGGTGTACTTGAGCGGATTGAGCGTGAGATAGCCCTTCTCCTTCACGCTCGTGTCGCCGCCGTAATACGCCACGATGGCATGACCGAACTCGTGGAGACACACCGAGAACACCCAAAGAATCGTGACGATGAAAAAACAGGCCATGCTATTTTGCGGTGACCACAACGTAATTCCGTTTGCCTTTGCGCAAGAGCAGGTACTTGCCGAAAACAAAATGAACTTCTTCGATGCGGAAACCAGGATTTATTACGTGATCAATGCGAAGAACTCCTGAGTGATTGCTTCCTAAGTAGATACTCTTGCCTTCTATGTCCCGCCTCGCCTGTCCCCTGCTGGTACAAAGTCCGGCCAATAACAAGAGCTCGATCAGCAAGATGCCGCCCGGGGTCTGAAGTTTGGATTTATCCATGGTTACAGACCGATTGTGTGTCGCCAAAAACTCATAATCCGCTTCGGTGTAATCCTGAAAAAGTTTTCCGAACAGAATTCCGCTCACGCTTTCTGCGATCACCCGTGGCAATACCGGGTGATCACCGGTCAGGGACTTCACTG harbors:
- the polX gene encoding DNA polymerase/3'-5' exonuclease PolX, with protein sequence MDKDRVAEILAEIGTLLELKGENPFKTRAYENAARTLESLSEPIEKLIAEHRLGEIKGIGEALQKKITELVTTGKLAYYDELKASVPPGLVEMLQIPGLGPKKIKALNEKLGVKTIEQLEMVCKAGKVAALDGFGEKTQSKILEGIQFKRTYASRHLLNDALEVAEPILESLRGHPDVIRCSTAGSVRRFKEIIGDVDFLVSSKHPAKVIEHFTGQPGVVTVSAKGGTKASVILEGGIQADLRVVSDAEFPFALAYFTGSKEHNIVMRQRAIERDLRLNEYGLFKSKEETRDPKLLVPCKTEEEIFQKLDLPYIPPELREDKGEFAAAENDDLPKLIEWTDLKGSLHNHSDWSDGRNPLEDVAAHAHELGCDYWAITDHSKSSYIANGLDEKRLFEQLKAVRKINQGFADEGSDFRLLTGSEVDVLADGRLDFHDDLLHELDVVVASVHQGFTYSEAEMTRRIIRAAQNPYVHMLGHLTGRLLLEREPYKVNQQAVIDACAETRTWIELNANPYRFDLDWRLWPYAKSKGVKCVINCDAHRNEHAGFLRLGAGIARKGWLTKADVINTLPLKTLMKELRRKRGRLAKGP
- a CDS encoding site-2 protease family protein, whose protein sequence is MACFFIVTILWVFSVCLHEFGHAIVAYYGGDTSVKEKGYLTLNPLKYTHPVYSLLMPVIFMMMGGIGLPGGAVYINDHLLRSRQWRTGVSLAGPMMNILLIGTLWLPFGFGWIEQSRDNVAAYSLAFLIQLEISSVLLCLLPLPPLDGFRAISPWLPEETTQRLLAQSQMFLWGLFLVLWYVPAANGLFWNVVFSISDALGIEARLGYVGFREFRFWE